The proteins below come from a single Rhodococcus sp. WMMA185 genomic window:
- a CDS encoding ABC transporter ATP-binding protein: MTSRTPGSTHPAVRLESVVKTFGGVRAVDGLDLTVEQAQVVALLGPNGAGKTTTVEMCEGFVSPDSGSVRVLGLDPVADTGEVRGRIGVMLQGGGAYPGSRAGEMLDLVAAYSADPLDPAWLLRSLGLEDARRTPYRRLSGGQQQRLSLACALVGRPELVFLDEPTAGLDAQARLMVWELIDALRRDGVSVLLTTHLMDEAEELADQLVIIDHGSIVASGTPAEVTRRGSEGQLRLVAPAGLDIKPLEASLPDGFRVTVPTPGTYLVEGPIDPKVVAAVTAWCADLGALICDIRVDQRSLEDVFLELTGRELRG; this comes from the coding sequence GTGACCTCACGAACGCCCGGATCGACGCACCCTGCTGTACGCCTCGAGAGTGTGGTGAAGACCTTCGGCGGCGTAAGGGCGGTCGACGGACTCGATCTCACCGTCGAGCAGGCACAGGTGGTGGCGTTGCTGGGGCCGAACGGCGCGGGTAAGACCACCACCGTCGAAATGTGCGAGGGTTTCGTCAGTCCGGACAGCGGCAGCGTGCGCGTCCTCGGGCTCGACCCCGTGGCCGATACCGGCGAGGTACGCGGGCGCATCGGCGTGATGCTCCAAGGTGGTGGCGCCTACCCGGGTTCGCGGGCCGGAGAGATGCTCGATCTCGTCGCCGCATACTCCGCCGACCCACTCGACCCCGCCTGGCTGTTGCGAAGCCTCGGGCTCGAAGATGCCCGCCGCACCCCTTACCGGCGTTTGTCCGGTGGTCAACAGCAGCGCCTGTCCCTGGCCTGCGCCCTGGTCGGCCGACCGGAACTGGTGTTCCTCGACGAGCCCACTGCAGGCCTCGACGCCCAGGCCCGCCTGATGGTATGGGAACTGATCGACGCTCTGCGCCGAGACGGAGTCAGTGTGCTGCTCACGACACATCTGATGGACGAGGCCGAAGAACTCGCCGACCAACTGGTCATCATCGACCACGGCTCGATCGTGGCATCAGGTACACCCGCGGAGGTCACTCGACGAGGATCAGAGGGGCAACTCAGACTCGTCGCGCCCGCCGGTCTGGATATCAAACCCCTCGAGGCATCGCTGCCCGATGGTTTCCGTGTGACCGTCCCCACACCCGGCACATATCTCGTCGAAGGTCCGATCGATCCAAAAGTTGTGGCGGCTGTCACGGCGTGGTGCGCAGATCTTGGAGCCTTGATCTGCGATATTCGAGTCGACCAACGCAGCCTCGAGGACGTCTTCCTAGAGCTGACCGGCCGAGAACTCAGGGGATGA
- the mptB gene encoding polyprenol phosphomannose-dependent alpha 1,6 mannosyltransferase MptB, with protein MPQTPENTEPTPVKPSLTARVSLRHPTELVRRILGIDGRSPRPSVAAALHGDEAETAGLDRQETAQLRGIRRFGATGAILMAVGALGAGAQPVLQNPVQGLRVLGLPSRIPSSALTLTMTGTVMIVLAWLLLGRFAIGTLQAGAVRRLNRSQLDRTLLLWIIPLSVAPPMFSKDVYSYLAQSEIAARGMDPYEIGPAGALGLDHVLTRTVPTIWHDTPAPYGPLFLWMGRGISSLTGDNIVAGIFLHRLLALAGVALIVWALPRLARRCGVAEVSAHWLGAANPLLLFHLVAGVHNEALMLGLMLAGIELALRSIERADPIRGHSLLLLLSGATLVALSSTIKIPSLLALGFVGMALARRWGGSVKAVLAAAALLGGVALVVTVFVSTASGLGMGWIHTLGTANAVRSWMSIPTLLGLGTGLAGVLLGLGDHTTAVLSLTRPIAAVAAAFITMRMLVAVLVGRIHAVGALGLSLGAVVLLFPVVQPWYLLWAVLPLAAWATAPAFRIPAIVFSSIVSVILMPNGGEYPPFVIVQAAIATIFTAGTLIVITRNSLPWRVGSVYPMNAPEVTPVDTEAQTQGSGQVTPRPGIR; from the coding sequence GTGCCGCAGACCCCCGAGAACACGGAGCCGACCCCCGTGAAGCCCTCCCTGACGGCCCGCGTCTCTCTTCGTCATCCAACCGAACTGGTTCGAAGGATTCTGGGCATCGACGGTCGGTCTCCACGCCCCTCGGTGGCAGCGGCATTGCACGGTGACGAAGCGGAAACCGCGGGTCTGGACCGCCAGGAAACCGCTCAGTTGCGCGGCATCCGCCGATTCGGCGCCACCGGCGCGATCTTGATGGCTGTGGGTGCCCTCGGTGCCGGCGCTCAACCCGTGTTGCAGAATCCCGTCCAGGGGCTTCGCGTGCTCGGCCTTCCCTCCCGAATCCCCAGCTCCGCGTTGACACTGACCATGACCGGCACGGTGATGATCGTGCTCGCGTGGTTGTTGCTCGGACGGTTCGCCATCGGCACCCTCCAGGCCGGAGCGGTGCGGCGACTCAACCGCTCCCAACTCGACCGCACCCTGCTTCTCTGGATCATTCCGCTATCGGTGGCACCGCCGATGTTCAGCAAGGACGTGTACTCGTATCTCGCTCAAAGCGAGATCGCGGCCCGCGGAATGGATCCGTACGAGATCGGTCCGGCGGGAGCGCTCGGCCTCGACCACGTCCTGACCCGCACGGTGCCCACGATCTGGCACGACACGCCCGCGCCCTACGGGCCGCTGTTCCTGTGGATGGGGCGCGGCATCAGCTCCCTGACCGGCGACAATATCGTCGCCGGCATCTTCTTGCACCGACTGCTGGCCCTCGCCGGTGTCGCCCTGATCGTTTGGGCGTTGCCACGCCTGGCCCGACGCTGCGGGGTCGCGGAGGTCAGTGCCCACTGGCTAGGAGCAGCCAATCCGCTGCTGCTGTTTCACCTGGTTGCCGGAGTTCACAACGAAGCCCTGATGCTCGGATTGATGCTCGCCGGCATCGAGCTCGCGTTGCGATCGATCGAGCGGGCCGACCCAATCCGCGGTCACTCGCTCCTCCTACTGCTGTCGGGCGCGACGCTTGTCGCCCTGTCGTCGACGATCAAGATCCCCTCCCTGCTGGCGTTGGGCTTCGTCGGAATGGCCCTGGCCAGAAGGTGGGGTGGTTCCGTGAAGGCGGTACTCGCAGCTGCAGCCCTACTGGGTGGGGTCGCCTTGGTGGTCACGGTCTTCGTCAGTACGGCCAGCGGTCTCGGTATGGGATGGATACACACCCTCGGTACGGCGAACGCCGTACGCAGCTGGATGTCCATTCCCACTCTCCTCGGACTCGGCACCGGACTGGCCGGGGTCCTGCTGGGCCTCGGTGACCACACGACCGCGGTGCTGAGCCTGACGCGACCGATTGCGGCTGTCGCTGCGGCATTCATCACAATGCGCATGCTCGTCGCTGTGCTGGTCGGCCGAATTCACGCGGTCGGGGCGCTCGGATTGTCCCTCGGGGCTGTGGTCCTTCTCTTCCCGGTGGTGCAACCCTGGTATCTGCTGTGGGCCGTTCTCCCGCTCGCCGCCTGGGCGACAGCGCCCGCTTTCCGCATACCCGCGATCGTCTTCTCGTCGATCGTCAGCGTCATTCTGATGCCCAACGGCGGCGAATACCCACCCTTCGTCATCGTTCAGGCCGCCATCGCCACCATCTTCACGGCAGGAACGCTGATCGTAATCACCCGCAACAGTCTCCCGTGGCGCGTCGGGTCGGTATACCCGATGAACGCCCCCGAAGTCACCCCAGTCGATACCGAGGCGCAAACTCAGGGCAGCGGCCAGGTCACACCACGCCCAGGCATACGCTGA
- a CDS encoding helix-turn-helix transcriptional regulator, whose translation MKTEATGRARKESAAHAPSSTAAVSIAPVVTGGHEGRTRAAVVKLLLEEGPITASEIGTRLGLSAAGVRRHLDALLESGEAREVSAAGTRHRGRGRPAKYFQITAEGRGRLDHAYDDLAGAAMRQLREVGGDAAITDFARRRVQAIIEDVTPAADHSAEGVEATAEAIADAFTTAGFAASTRPVGNGVQICQHHCPVSHVAEEFPELCDAEQEAFTELLGTHVQRLATIANGDCACTTHVPTRPASRPEAEPPSP comes from the coding sequence GTGAAAACGGAGGCGACAGGACGGGCCAGGAAAGAAAGTGCAGCTCACGCACCTTCTTCTACTGCAGCTGTCTCGATTGCGCCGGTCGTCACAGGTGGTCACGAAGGCCGAACACGGGCAGCTGTGGTGAAGCTCCTCCTCGAGGAGGGCCCCATCACCGCATCGGAAATCGGAACCAGGCTGGGCCTGAGCGCGGCGGGTGTGCGCCGCCATCTCGACGCTTTGCTCGAATCGGGTGAAGCGCGCGAGGTGTCCGCCGCCGGTACACGCCACCGCGGTCGCGGACGGCCTGCCAAGTACTTCCAGATCACCGCGGAGGGACGCGGCCGGCTCGATCACGCCTACGACGATCTCGCCGGTGCCGCCATGAGGCAGCTTCGGGAGGTCGGGGGAGATGCCGCGATCACCGATTTCGCTCGGCGCCGCGTCCAGGCCATCATCGAGGACGTGACCCCGGCGGCCGACCACAGCGCCGAAGGCGTCGAAGCCACAGCAGAAGCCATCGCCGACGCATTCACCACGGCGGGCTTCGCGGCGTCGACGCGTCCGGTCGGGAACGGTGTGCAGATCTGCCAGCACCACTGTCCGGTCTCGCACGTGGCCGAGGAGTTCCCCGAGTTGTGTGATGCCGAACAGGAAGCGTTCACCGAGTTGCTCGGTACTCACGTCCAGCGGCTTGCCACCATCGCGAACGGTGACTGCGCATGCACCACCCACGTTCCCACCCGTCCTGCCTCTCGGCCCGAAGCAGAACCGCCCTCCCCGTAG
- the sufB gene encoding Fe-S cluster assembly protein SufB, with protein MTVTSDQVTPTAPASTEPLTQEETIASLGHYGYGWSDSDEAGASAQRGLSEDVVRDISAKKNEPDWMLDIRLRALKTFDKKPMPNWGSNLEGVDFDNIKYFVRSSEKQAESWEDLPEDIKNTYDKLGIPEAEKQRLVAGVAAQYESEVVYHSIREDLESQGVIFLDTDTGLKQHPELFREYFGSVIPAGDNKFSALNTAVWSGGSFIYVPPGVHVDIPLQAYFRINTENMGQFERTLIIIDEGASVHYVEGCTAPIYKSDSLHSAVVEIIVKKGGHCRYTTIQNWSNNVYNLVTKRTKVEAGGSMEWIDGNIGSKVTMKYPAVWMMGEHARGEVLSVAFAGEGQHQDTGAKMLHLAPHTSSTIISKSVARGGGRASYRGLVQVNKGAHGSKSTVKCDALLVDQISRSDTYPYVDIREDDVTMGHEATVSKVSDDQLFYLMSRGLTEDEAMATVVRGFVEPIAKELPMEYALELNRLIELQMEGAVG; from the coding sequence ATGACCGTCACATCAGATCAGGTGACACCCACTGCGCCGGCCAGCACAGAACCGCTCACGCAGGAAGAGACCATCGCGTCGCTCGGGCACTACGGGTACGGCTGGTCCGATTCCGACGAGGCCGGCGCCAGTGCCCAGCGAGGTCTTTCCGAAGATGTCGTGCGCGATATCTCGGCGAAGAAGAACGAACCCGACTGGATGCTCGACATCCGGCTGCGCGCGCTGAAGACGTTCGACAAGAAACCGATGCCGAACTGGGGCTCGAACCTCGAGGGCGTCGACTTCGACAACATCAAGTACTTCGTGCGCTCGAGCGAAAAGCAGGCCGAGAGTTGGGAAGACCTGCCCGAGGACATCAAGAACACCTACGACAAGCTGGGCATCCCGGAGGCGGAGAAGCAGCGCCTCGTTGCCGGTGTCGCCGCACAGTACGAGTCCGAGGTGGTCTACCACTCGATCCGTGAGGACCTCGAGTCGCAGGGCGTCATCTTCCTCGACACCGATACGGGCCTGAAGCAGCACCCCGAGCTCTTTCGGGAGTATTTCGGCTCGGTCATTCCGGCCGGTGACAACAAGTTCTCGGCGCTGAACACCGCGGTGTGGTCGGGAGGGTCCTTCATCTATGTCCCGCCGGGAGTGCACGTCGACATCCCGCTGCAGGCGTACTTCCGTATCAACACGGAGAACATGGGCCAGTTCGAGCGCACCCTGATCATCATCGACGAAGGCGCCTCGGTGCACTACGTCGAGGGCTGCACCGCGCCGATCTACAAGTCCGACTCCCTGCATTCCGCGGTGGTCGAGATCATTGTGAAGAAGGGCGGACACTGCCGCTACACGACCATCCAGAACTGGTCGAACAACGTGTACAACCTGGTCACCAAGCGCACCAAGGTCGAGGCCGGGGGATCGATGGAGTGGATCGACGGCAACATCGGGTCCAAGGTCACCATGAAGTACCCGGCTGTGTGGATGATGGGTGAACACGCGCGCGGCGAGGTTCTCTCCGTGGCATTCGCCGGCGAGGGGCAGCACCAGGACACCGGTGCCAAGATGCTCCACCTCGCGCCTCATACGTCGTCCACCATCATCAGCAAGTCGGTGGCGCGTGGTGGTGGGCGTGCGTCCTACCGTGGACTGGTCCAGGTCAACAAGGGTGCCCACGGCTCGAAGTCGACAGTCAAGTGTGACGCACTGCTGGTCGATCAGATCAGCCGATCGGACACCTACCCCTACGTCGATATCCGCGAGGACGACGTGACCATGGGCCACGAGGCCACCGTCTCGAAGGTGAGCGACGATCAGTTGTTCTACCTGATGAGCCGTGGTCTGACAGAAGACGAAGCGATGGCCACGGTCGTGCGCGGATTCGTCGAACCAATCGCCAAGGAACTCCCGATGGAGTATGCCCTGGAACTGAACCGCCTGATCGAACTGCAGATGGAAGGGGCGGTGGGTTAG